In one window of Reinekea forsetii DNA:
- a CDS encoding LON peptidase substrate-binding domain-containing protein, with amino-acid sequence MTEIALFPIPNCVTFPGTRYPLHVFEPRYRDMIQFCLDSQTPLAVCHVEKLLRPSKPDQDRLMVLQSNQATYKPVTIVAAGPCQLDETLDDGRLMIQVNIQQRYRLLEAKQSLPFMIYECEEYPDLPMTDENLSAARQLQDKVLHRLIALTAHMPELSGELASATWQQKSVEAFSFELFSVLQMDGDAMQFILEQRTPLERLNTALEILNSIPPSL; translated from the coding sequence ATGACCGAGATTGCCCTCTTCCCAATTCCCAATTGCGTCACCTTTCCAGGTACCCGCTATCCGCTGCACGTCTTTGAACCCCGCTATCGCGATATGATTCAGTTCTGCCTGGATAGCCAAACGCCGCTGGCGGTCTGCCATGTCGAGAAGCTCTTGCGCCCGTCAAAACCCGATCAGGATAGGCTGATGGTCCTGCAATCGAACCAGGCAACCTACAAACCGGTGACCATTGTTGCGGCAGGCCCCTGTCAGCTCGATGAAACGCTAGACGACGGTCGACTGATGATCCAGGTGAATATTCAACAACGTTATCGCCTACTGGAAGCCAAACAGAGTCTTCCCTTTATGATCTATGAATGTGAAGAGTATCCCGATTTACCGATGACTGATGAGAACCTCAGCGCCGCTCGTCAACTGCAAGACAAGGTGCTGCACCGCCTGATCGCGCTCACGGCGCATATGCCCGAGCTGTCCGGCGAACTGGCGTCTGCAACGTGGCAGCAAAAATCGGTCGAGGCTTTTAGTTTCGAACTCTTTAGCGTTTTGCAGATGGATGGCGACGCGATGCAGTTTATTCTCGAACAGCGCACGCCACTTGAGCGCCTAAATACCGCCCTGGAAATCCTAAACTCTATTCCGCCCTCGCTGTGA
- a CDS encoding serine hydrolase domain-containing protein has protein sequence MLKLLRKILILSCLTVISLYALAYWGMGYTPLYLYNAPSVATGIGAKLACSARFVSGYDARTSAADIRVYAPILALLDYQYDDALQRVSATLLGVKSRSASYQPGIGCAIDYPGVTTRQALRWPVMRAAQAAWPKGNAVVSLDPGIQARLDKLLASDNAAGLDTRALLVAYRGRVVAESYSAGVDQHTPLLGWSMTKSVNALVLGHLVMVGKVNVAETDLFPSWHKDIRADISIRDLLQMTDGLDYQEDYDPGDTAVRMMFQEPDAADYMLKRPQLRAPGRHFNYSSGSANLLSRIIQDRIGGDEQADLNYLVDEFLRPLGLTSAVFEMDASGQLMGSSYLYATARDWAKVGQLMLNGGEINGIRLVSEQWVVDSLQPNDSDNEQAYGYQWWLNSGDSQLRWPDLPANSFAARGNREQRVMVLPDADLVLVRLGWSEGDYPDNENFKQILDWFN, from the coding sequence ATGCTAAAACTGTTGCGTAAAATCCTTATTCTATCCTGTCTTACGGTGATCAGCCTGTATGCCTTAGCCTATTGGGGCATGGGTTACACTCCCCTCTATCTCTATAACGCCCCGTCCGTAGCGACGGGCATCGGCGCCAAGTTGGCCTGCTCGGCACGGTTCGTGAGCGGCTATGATGCGCGTACCAGTGCCGCCGATATTCGCGTCTATGCGCCGATCTTAGCGCTACTGGATTACCAATATGATGATGCTCTGCAGCGTGTCTCGGCGACGCTGCTCGGTGTGAAGTCGCGCAGTGCCAGTTACCAACCCGGCATTGGTTGCGCGATCGATTACCCCGGCGTGACCACGCGCCAAGCACTGCGTTGGCCAGTGATGCGGGCGGCGCAGGCCGCTTGGCCGAAAGGCAACGCCGTGGTCAGCTTAGACCCGGGGATTCAGGCGCGACTCGATAAGCTGTTGGCGAGCGATAATGCCGCCGGTCTCGATACTCGAGCGCTACTCGTGGCCTATCGGGGCCGGGTGGTGGCCGAGTCCTATAGCGCGGGTGTCGATCAACACACGCCGCTGCTGGGCTGGTCGATGACCAAGAGCGTCAATGCGCTGGTGCTCGGTCATCTGGTGATGGTCGGTAAGGTTAATGTTGCTGAAACCGATCTGTTTCCAAGTTGGCATAAGGATATTCGGGCCGATATCAGTATTCGCGATCTGTTGCAGATGACCGATGGACTGGATTATCAGGAAGATTACGATCCGGGTGATACGGCAGTGCGGATGATGTTTCAGGAACCCGATGCGGCCGACTATATGCTCAAACGGCCGCAACTTCGGGCCCCGGGGCGGCACTTTAACTATTCTTCGGGCTCGGCCAATCTGCTGAGCCGGATTATTCAGGACCGCATCGGCGGCGATGAGCAGGCCGATCTGAACTATCTGGTGGACGAGTTCTTGCGCCCACTGGGTCTGACCAGCGCCGTCTTCGAGATGGACGCCTCCGGTCAACTAATGGGCAGCTCCTATCTTTATGCGACCGCACGCGATTGGGCCAAGGTCGGCCAATTGATGTTAAACGGGGGCGAGATTAATGGCATCCGGCTGGTCAGCGAGCAATGGGTCGTCGACTCGCTACAACCCAACGACTCCGACAATGAACAGGCGTACGGTTACCAATGGTGGCTGAACAGCGGCGATAGCCAATTGCGTTGGCCAGACTTGCCCGCCAATAGCTTCGCAGCGAGAGGAAATCGAGAGCAGCGGGTGATGGTCTTGCCAGATGCCGACCTGGTCCTTGTTCGACTTGGCTGGTCCGAAGGTGATTATCCTGATAATGAAAATTTCAAGCAGATACTCGACTGGTTTAACTGA